In Dromaius novaehollandiae isolate bDroNov1 chromosome 14, bDroNov1.hap1, whole genome shotgun sequence, a genomic segment contains:
- the LOC135329877 gene encoding acyl-coenzyme A synthetase ACSM3, mitochondrial-like yields the protein KPENPALWWVSGDGEEVKWSFEELGVLSRQAANVLSGACGLQPGDRVIWILPRIPEWWLLNVACMRTGTVPIPGRQQLTAKDILHGLQKSKAKCVITDGSVAPAVDSGGPEWQSLKAKLLVSEGHREGWLNFRELLKHAPSDHHCVTTKRQDPMAIYFTSGTTGAPKRIAHSHSSYGIGLTVSGRYWLDLTPSDIFWNTSDTGWAKSGWSSIFSPWIQGACVFAHKMPRFDPSIVFESLSRFPITVFCSAPTAYRMLVQRRLSSYKFRSLRHCVSAGEPINPEVMGEWEEHTGLDIHEGYGQAETVCSDTLQLQQ from the exons aagcctgaaaaccctgcattgtggtgggtaagcggtgacggagaagaagtgaagtggagctttgaagagctgggagtcctgtccaggcaagcggctaatgtactgtctggtgcctgtggtctgcaaccgggagacagagttatttggattctgcccaggatcccggagtggtggctgctgaatgtggcttgcatgcgaacag gaactgtcccgattcctggcaggcagcagctgacagcaaaggacattctccatggactacagaaatcaaaggcaaagtgtgtcatcactgatggttctgtggcaccagctgtggactcaggtgggcctgaatggcagtctctgaaagccaagctgcttgtatcagagggccacagagaaggatggctgaacttcagagagctcctgaa gcatgctccttctgatcaccactgcgtgaccacaaagcgtcaagacccgatggccatctattttaccagtggaactacgggggctccaaaaaggattgcacattcccacagcagctatggcattggcctcacagtaagtggaag gtactggctggacttgactccttcagatatattttggaatacatcagacacgggctgggcaaagtcaggttggagcagcattttttccccatggattcaaggggcctgtgtctttgcacataagatgccccgcttcgacccaagcattgtctttgag agtctgtcaagatttcccataacagtcttctgttctgctccaactgcctatcgaatgttggtgcaacgtagactgtccag ctacaaattcagaagcctgcggcactgtgtgagtgccggggagccaatcaaccctgaagtgatgggagaatgggaagagcacactgggctggatattcacgaaggctacggacaggcagaaaccgtatgttcagacactttgcagctacagcaataa